The following are encoded in a window of Thermoanaerobacter ethanolicus JW 200 genomic DNA:
- a CDS encoding transposase, with product MSDSFGKSASSIIEYILTCDTFDPEYCKSLLHKSLYKKADEVIQSIIGYELRVDQSVKMKVCRKHYDFINLCVSELDKAISQLAKPYQDLIDISVTLPGITEKSATYIIAEIGTDMTVFKSDKHLCSWAGLTPQNNESAGKKKSVHVSRAGVYLKPLLIQCANAAIRDKKNPYFRLKYERIKKRRGHKRAIVAIARMILTCLYHMLLKREPFNPSDADYTNMPEKLYQKHKQQYIKKAIKLLEKEGCTIIPPKIT from the coding sequence GTGAGTGATTCTTTCGGTAAATCTGCTTCTTCTATCATTGAATATATTTTAACTTGCGATACTTTTGACCCTGAATACTGCAAGTCACTTTTACACAAAAGTCTTTATAAAAAGGCTGACGAAGTCATTCAGTCGATTATTGGATACGAATTGAGGGTTGATCAATCAGTCAAGATGAAGGTTTGCAGAAAACACTATGACTTTATCAATCTTTGTGTTTCTGAGTTGGATAAAGCCATTTCTCAATTGGCCAAACCTTATCAAGACTTGATTGATATCTCTGTTACCCTTCCTGGCATAACCGAAAAATCGGCAACTTATATCATCGCTGAAATTGGCACGGATATGACAGTTTTTAAATCTGACAAGCACCTTTGCTCTTGGGCTGGTCTTACTCCTCAAAACAACGAAAGTGCAGGTAAGAAAAAATCTGTCCATGTCTCAAGAGCAGGTGTTTATTTAAAACCTCTCTTAATACAGTGTGCCAATGCAGCAATTAGGGATAAAAAGAATCCTTATTTTAGGCTTAAATATGAACGTATTAAAAAGCGCCGCGGTCATAAACGGGCAATTGTTGCTATTGCTCGTATGATCCTCACTTGTCTCTATCATATGCTTTTGAAAAGGGAACCTTTTAATCCTTCTGACGCCGATTATACTAATATGCCAGAAAAACTTTATCAAAAGCATAAGCAACAATATATTAAGAAAGCTATTAAACTTTTAGAAAAAGAAGGTTGTACTATTATCCCTCCAAAAATTACTTAA
- a CDS encoding Ger(x)C family spore germination protein, whose amino-acid sequence MKRFIILILTIAILLTGCWDKREINQLAFVQGLGIERGKDDMIHLIVEILRPGLLTAGGGGTGGTGGGSAAGKPYAVFQASGVDFAKAFANLNDELPRSLFMQYNEIIFLDEKFARSGIYQTLDFMTRNPEFRRTAYILVVTGGSIQELFNLPSSNELERYPYKEVMGLISNQANTASSYVSDLNEFIETLEIPKKAPITGRLVIVKKDGKATGIRLSGSAVFDNDKLIGFLEEQDTKAVATLMNKLKRSTLTLDKGLKGEKAHISLVVTKARTQISPKIKDGDISFDIKVNVEAYLNEQETKYELTEPENLEKLQTMVSKKIKTAIEHALFILQKKYNVDVVGFVDILHKRNPALWKEVEKDWDKIYPDVKFNVAVKSVIKRSGLSSKPIHPR is encoded by the coding sequence ATGAAAAGATTTATAATATTAATTTTGACAATTGCCATTTTACTGACGGGTTGCTGGGACAAGAGAGAAATAAATCAATTAGCATTTGTCCAGGGATTAGGTATTGAAAGAGGAAAAGACGACATGATACATCTCATTGTAGAAATTTTAAGACCGGGCCTTCTTACAGCAGGTGGAGGCGGTACCGGTGGGACTGGAGGAGGAAGTGCAGCTGGCAAACCTTATGCTGTCTTCCAAGCCAGTGGTGTAGATTTTGCGAAAGCTTTTGCTAATTTAAATGATGAGTTGCCAAGGAGCCTTTTTATGCAATATAACGAAATAATATTTTTAGATGAAAAATTTGCGCGCTCAGGGATATATCAAACTTTAGACTTTATGACGAGAAATCCTGAGTTTAGGAGGACTGCCTATATATTAGTTGTAACAGGGGGAAGCATACAAGAACTTTTTAATCTTCCCAGCTCTAATGAACTGGAAAGATATCCTTATAAAGAAGTTATGGGGCTTATATCAAATCAGGCAAATACGGCTTCTTCTTATGTTTCTGATTTAAATGAATTTATTGAAACATTGGAAATTCCTAAAAAAGCGCCTATTACAGGAAGACTCGTGATTGTAAAAAAAGATGGAAAAGCCACAGGGATTAGACTGTCTGGCTCTGCAGTGTTTGACAATGACAAATTAATTGGCTTTTTAGAAGAACAAGATACAAAAGCAGTTGCTACACTTATGAATAAATTAAAAAGAAGTACCTTGACTTTAGATAAAGGTCTAAAAGGAGAAAAGGCCCATATCTCTCTTGTAGTTACTAAAGCGCGCACACAAATTTCTCCTAAAATAAAAGATGGTGATATTTCTTTCGACATAAAAGTAAATGTAGAAGCTTATTTAAATGAGCAAGAAACAAAATATGAGTTAACTGAGCCAGAAAACCTGGAGAAATTGCAAACCATGGTAAGCAAAAAAATAAAAACTGCCATAGAACATGCCCTTTTTATACTTCAAAAGAAGTACAATGTTGATGTAGTAGGGTTTGTAGACATTTTGCACAAAAGAAATCCTGCATTATGGAAAGAAGTTGAAAAAGATTGGGATAAAATTTACCCTGATGTGAAATTTAACGTAGCAGTAAAATCAGTTATAAAAAGGTCAGGACTGTCTTCTAAGCCTATACATCCGAGGTGA
- a CDS encoding IS110 family transposase — MLKIVHPICCGIDVHKKFLVAAIAITDSNNVTTYVKRRFSTFNSDLIKLRDWLLSYNCFEVCMESTGKYWIPIFNVLEKSCHVVIANPKYLRAIKGQKTDDKDATWIADLFKFDIVPSSFVPPKDIRMLRELVRYRSKLIGHRSSEKKQASKCPHRIQHRFSLRRE; from the coding sequence ATGTTAAAAATTGTTCACCCTATCTGCTGCGGCATAGATGTCCACAAAAAATTCCTAGTTGCTGCTATTGCTATTACTGATTCTAATAATGTTACTACTTACGTTAAAAGACGCTTTTCTACCTTTAACTCTGACCTTATTAAGTTAAGGGATTGGCTTCTTAGTTACAATTGTTTCGAAGTCTGCATGGAATCCACTGGTAAGTATTGGATTCCAATCTTTAATGTCCTTGAAAAATCCTGTCATGTTGTTATTGCTAATCCTAAGTATCTCCGTGCCATTAAAGGACAAAAAACCGATGATAAGGATGCTACCTGGATTGCCGATTTATTTAAATTCGATATCGTCCCTTCTAGTTTCGTCCCTCCTAAGGATATCCGCATGTTACGTGAACTTGTTCGCTATCGTTCTAAACTTATTGGACATCGTTCCAGTGAAAAAAAACAGGCTTCAAAATGCCCCCACCGTATCCAACATCGCTTTAGCCTCCGTCGTGAGTGA